The following is a genomic window from Acidimicrobiales bacterium.
GATCTCGGCCGCTCCCGCAGGGTCGCCCGCAGCGGCGCCGGCCCGTGCTCGCAGTTCGGCGGCGCGCTCCTTCAACTGGTCGAGGCGTTCGGCCAGTGTGTCGGCCTGTTCCTTGGCGAAGCCGGTCTCTTCTGCGATGCGTTCGAGGCCAGCTTCGGTGACCAGTGCGGAGGGAGCGGCGGCGGGGCGGGGATGCTCCGCCGAGCCGCACACCGCACACGGCTCGCCGGGCACGAGGCGACTGGCCAGCTCGCCCGCCATGTCGGTCAGGCGTTGCTCCAAGAGCCGCAGGTGCTTCTGCGTCCATTCGACCGCGGTGCTGTTGGCTTCCAGCGCCAGCGGGGCGACGTGCGCGAGCTCCCGCTCCACCTCGGGCAACAGTCGGGCCGCCTCGGCTTCGGTCGCCCGTCGTGCCGCCTCGGTGCGCAAGGCGTCGAGCGACTTGCGGGCCACTGCGGCATCGTCGACCTGGCGTCGCGACGCGTCGGCTTGGGCCGCCAAGGCGGCGGCCTCGGCGTCGGCGCGGCTGGCCTGCCGGGCCGCGAGGTCGGCGGCGGCCCGTTCTCGTGCTGCCGACTCGCGTGCCTTGGCCGCCGCGCTGCGTCGTTCGGCCAGCCCCTGAAGCGCGGGCACTGCTGCATGCAACCGATCGGTCACCTCGGCCACGTCGCCCGAGAGCAGGCCCGGCCCCAACGGCCACGAGCAAACCTCGGCGCCGATGTCGGCCAACGGCGCGGGCACGGCAGCAGCCAGTTCGGCCAGCGGGTGTTGGAGCAGGAGGCGGCGGTCGAGCGCGTCTTCGTAGGCGGACTCGGCACCGCGCAGCATGGTGAACAGGTGGCGCATGGGTTCGGCCCGCTCGGCGCCGGCCAGCCGCGACGACAACGCCTCCATCTCGTCGGCTGCGGCCACGCACGCGGCCAGCTCTGCTTCGGCTCGGGCCCGGCGCGCTCGTCGCTCCGCCACCTGCTCGGCGCGTCGGTGCACGGCATGCGCCCGGTCGGCGGCGTCGGCGGCTGCCGCCCGCCGCACGGCGGCGTCGGCTTCGGTCACCGACGCTCGCACGATGAGCGCCTCGAGGTCGGCGTCGGCTACGTCGTCGTCGGGTGCCACCTCGGCCCACCGTTCCGAGGCCTGGCGGCGTAACGCGCCCACTTGGTCGCGCCGAGCGGCCACGTCGCCTTCCAGGCGCTTGGCCCGCTCGACCAGGGCGATAGTCACGTCGCCGAAGCGCCCGGTGCGGAACAGGGTGGACAGCAGCTCGCCCCGTTCCTTGGGATTGGCCCGCAACGCCCGCTGGAACTCGCCCTGGGGCAGCACCACGACTTGCTGGAACTGGGCCGCAGTCAGCCCCAAGAGGTCGTTGACGAGCAGGCCGACCTCTTCGACGCCGTCGGCCACCGGCACCCATTCGTCGCCTCGGCGCCGCGACGCGGTGGCCTTGGGCTTCTGCAGCGTGGTGCCCGTGCCCCGGCGCTTGGGACGTTCGTGCGGTGGCGTGCGGGTCACCCGCCAGTCGTCACCCCGCAATGAGAACTCCAGGCTGACGCTCGTCTCCGTCGGCGCTCGTGCCGCGTGGTCGCTGCGCAGGTCGTCGGTGGTGCGCACGCCCGGCACCGAGCCGTAGAGGGCGAAGCACATGGCGTCGAGCAGCGAGGTCTTGCCTGCCCCCGTCTCGCCGTGGATGAGGAACAGCCCCGCCTCGGCCAGCCGGTCGAAGTCGACCTCCACCCGGGTGGCGAAGGGCCCGAACGCCGTGGCCTGCAGCCGCCGCGGCCTCATGGCCCGACCTCCGGTCGGGTGGCGTCGAGGGCGGCCACCAAGTCGGCGCGTTCCTCGGCGCCGGGGGGCTCGCCGGTGACGTGTTCGACGAAGTCGACGGTGAGGTCGAAGTCGGACTTGCCCTGGATGCGTTCGGTGTAGCCCGTGGTGGCGCCCACCTGCGTGGGTGGTCGATGGACGAGCGTCAACGCATGGGGGAAGCGGGCACGAAGCCGAGCCATGGCCTCGGGTGGGAGGACGGCGTCGGTGAGCACGGCATGCACCCAGCACGGCTCGGCGTCGGTGTACGCGGCCGACGCGAGCAGGTCGTCGAGGCGGCCTTCCACTACGGCCAGGCGTCGAGGGACGGGGAGGTCGACGCCCTCGACCTCGGCGCGCCCGTCGACGTCGAGCGACACCAGCCAGGCGCCCTTGACGTGCGTCCGTTCCGAGAACGAATAGGCCAACGGGGAGCCGGAGTAACGCACTCGTCCGTCGCCCAGCACCTGGCGCCCGTGCAAGTGGCCGAGGGCGGCGTAGTCGAAGCCGGTGAAGCAGTCGAGGCCCACTTCGGCCGTGCCCCCCACCGACAAGGGCCGCTCGCTGTCGCACTCGCGCCCGCCCGCCACGAAGGCGTGCACGACGGCGACAGAACGAACGTGGCCTCGGCCCGCCAAGTCGAGGCGGGCGCGGTCGAGGGCGGTGCGCAGCAAGCCGTCGTGCGTGCGCACGTCGGTGGCCCCCAACCGGTGCCGGGCTACTTCCGGTTCGAGGTACGGGATGGGGTAGACGGCGAGCGGCGGGCCGTCGTCGCTCGCCTCGACGAGCACCGGCGTGCCGATGGTCGACAGGTCGCCTCGGATGCTGACGCCGCCCGCGGCCAGCACCGGCTCGGCGAAGCCCACCCGCACCGAGGAGTCGTGGTTGCCGGCGATGCCCACCACTCGTGCGCCTGCCCCCCGCAGCTCGCACAACGCGTACGACAGCGCCTCCACCGCCTCGCCCGCCGGTAGCTGTCGGTCGTAGATGTCGCCCGCCACCACGACGACGTCGACGGCCTCGGCCCGCACCACCTCGACGAGGGCGTCGACGGCTGCCACCTGGTGCTCGAGCAGGGGCGCGCTGTGGAACGTGCGCCCCAGGTGCCAGTCGGAGGTGTGCAGCAACTTCACACGACCGGAGGGTAACCAGAGGGTGTGACAGTGACGCGGACCCCCAGGTCATGGGACTATTCGCGGCCATGGAGCCGGTGAGGGCAAACGAGCTCGTCCGGCTCCATCAGGGGCTGGTGGTCCTGGCGGGAAGCCTGTTGGCGGCCTCCGCGCTCGGCGTCGTCTCTGCGTTCGCCGAGCTCGGCCGTTTCACCGATGGCGGGCTGTCGGCGCCCGGACGAGTGGTGTGGTTCGGCCGCTTCGTCTCCGGCTCGGTGGCTTGGCTCGTGCTCTGTCCCGTGCTCGTCGGGGTGCCGCGCCTGCTCGGGCTCCCGGAAGCGGCCCGGGAACGCCGCTGGGCAACCGGCATCCTGTGGGGCGCAACGGCATTGGGTGCGGCGTTCGCGGTGGCCGAGCTGATCGGCTACGCCTTGTCGTTCCTGCCCGACAGCACTGTGTCGCCCACCCAGGGCGCAGGCATGGTGGGCCTCGGCCTGATCGCCGCGGCCACGGCGGCGTTCGCTTACAGCGCCGTGGCGAAACAGCCCCCGGACGCGTGAAAGGCGACCCGGGGGACCGGGTCGCCTTTCAATCGACGCCGCTGGGGGGAGAGCGGCGTCAGTTCTCAGTCGCGGTTGATGGTGTCCTTCACCTTGTCGGCCACGTCGCCCACCTTGTCCTTGACGGTCCCGGTGGCTTGGTCGACCTTGCCTTCGCGCTCGAGGTCTTTGTTGTCAGTCAGGTCGCCTGCGGCTTCCTTGACTCGGCCCTTCATGTCGTCGATTCCCATGCCGCGTTCGTACCCGGGAGGTCAACTCGGAAACATCACCAAGCGGGTGCCCAGGTTGTCGTCGGGCTCCACCGTGCGGGCCTCCCCCTCGAGCCACGGGCAGGTGAAGGCGACGTGGTGGACCCGTCCGTGGCGCTCGCCGACCCACGCCGTCTCGCTGGTGACGAGACGGACGCGGATGGGCGTCGCCCACCGCAGTTCGACCCACCCGTCGCCGCGGTCGACCTCCTCGCCGCCGAGCAGGGTGGCGAACAACGCCAGCCCGTCGTCGAGGTCGGCCACTGCGTGCACGACACGGTCCAGGGTGGCCGCGGCGTCGTGGGCGGCCGGCGGGAAGCCGAGCGGCGGCGCGCTCGACCAGTCGCCCGCCGACTCCGCCAGTTGCACGACGACGCCGGGCGCTTCCTTGGGGTGCAGGAACGCCTCCTTCCAGTCGGGGTCGTCGAGGTTCACGTTGACCGGCCGGTAGCCCGACCGCTCGGCCTCGTCGAGGGCGGCGGCGATGTCGGGCACCTTGAAGGTGAGGTGGTGGGGGCCGAGGCCGTTGCGGTCGATGAACCGGCGCAGGAAGTCGTTCTGCTCGACGGCGTGCGGGCGGATGATCTCGAGCTTGCCGCCGTTGGCGAATCGCAACTGGTGGGCGGCAAAGCCGGGCGCCTCCCCGCCGGAGACCCACCGCCCCCCGAGCTCGTGGGCGTAGCGGGGCCAGGCGTCCTCCCAGCGCTCGGCGGCGACGGCTACGTGGTCGAGTGTGGCGCCGGTGATCATGCGACGATGCTTGCCTAAGGTTGCGTGTGTGCTGCAAATTTCGGGTTTCGACCACCTGGTGCTGCGGGTCGCCGACGTCGAGCGTTCGCTTGCGTGGTACTGCGACGAGTTGGGGTTGGCGCCGGAGCGGGTCGACGAATGGCGGCGCGGCGAGGTGCCGTTCCCCTCGGTGCGCATCGACGACACGACGGTCGTCGACTTGCTGGCGGGGGAGCGCGACGGGCGCAACATGGACCACCTGTGCCTGGTGGTGGCGCCCACCGACATGGAGGCGTTGAAGGCGTCGGGCCGCTTCACCGTGGTCGACGGGCCTGCCCCCCGGTGGGGCGCCCGCGGGGTGGCCACGTCGCTCTACGTGCTCGACCCCGACGGCAACGTCGTGGAGCTGCGGCACTACGGGGTCGAATGACGGACTTCCGCCGCCAGAGCGTGGCCGCGTGGGCCGACGACGTGCGCAGCGGACGGGTGTCGTCGCGGGAGCTGGTGCAGCACGCGCTCGACCGCATCGAGGCGCTCGACGAACAGGTCAACGCCTTCACCGCCGTCGATGCCGATGCCGCCATGGCCGCGGCCGGTGCGATCGACGAGCGGGTGGCGCGGGGCGAAGACGTGGGCGAGCTGGCGGGCATCCCGTTGGCGGTGAAGGACTTGGAGGACGCCGCGGGGTTCGTGACGTCGAAGGGTTCGGCTGCTTTTGCCGACGGTCCGGCGGCGGTTGCCGACTCCGTGTTGGTGGCGCGCTTGAAGGCGGCGGGCTGTGTCGTGGTGGGCAAGACGAACACGCCCGAGTTGGGCTGGAAGGCCGACACCACCAACAGCGTGTTCGGCGCCACCCGCAACCCGTTCTCGTTGTCGCGTTCGCCCGGTGGATCGTCGGGCGGCAGTGCGGCGGCGTTGGCCGCGGGCATGGTGCCGTTGGCGACGGGGTCCGACGGCGGCGGCAGCATCCGCATCCCCGCCGCGCTGTGCGGCATGCCCGGCTACAAGCCGTCGTTGGGCCGGGTGCCGACGGGCGGCGAGCGGGCGCCCGACTGGCACCACCTGTCGACGCGGGGCGTGATGGCGCGGCGGCTGTCCGACACCGTCCTGGCCCTCGACGCGGTGATCGGGCCCGACCCGTGCGACCTGCGTTCGCTGCCCATGCCGGAGCCCGCGTGGTCGGCCGCGCTGGAGGCGGCCCACGTCCCCATGAAGGTGGCGTGGTCGCCGACGCTGGGTTACGCCACCGTCGACGACGAGGTGCGGCGGGTCTGCGAGTCGGCGGTGGGGGTGCTGTCGTCGCTGGGCGCCGATGTCGTCGAGGTGGGCTCGGTGTTCCCCGACGACCCGGTGTGGCCGTGGCTGCAACTCACGTCGACCTACAACCTGCGCACGTTGGCGGCGTACGAGGGCACCGACGCGTGGGAGCGCATCGACCCCGGGCTGGTGCGGACGTTGGAGTTGGCGACGGGGTTGTCGGCCGTCGACCTCGTGCGGGCCGAGGACGTGTGCCACGAGTTGAACGTGCGGTTGGTGCGGCTGTTCCACGAGGTGCGGGTGCTGGTGACGCCGGTGGTGGCGGGGCAGACGCCGGTGAGCGGCGGGTTCGGCAGGGTCAACGGGGCGGACGAGGCGAACTGGGTGCGGTTCACCTATCCGTTCAACCTGACGCGGTCGCCGGCGGGGACGGTGTGCGCCGGGTACACGGCCGACGGCATGCCGGTGGGGCTGCAGTTGGTCGGTCCCCAGCACGGCGACTTGGTGGTACTGCGGACCATGGCGGCACTGGAGACGGCGCTGGGGCTCGATCCTGTGCCTGCGGCGTTCCCGTTGTCGTAGCGGCTCGCGGTCGCGTCAGCCGAGGAGCTGTTCGAAGAGGGCGAGGTGCTCGGCCACCATGCGCTCGGTGGAGAAGTAGCCCTCCACGGCGGCTCGACAGGCCTGGCGGTCGAGGGTGTGGGCGCGGGTGATGGCTTCGGCCATGTCGGTTTCGCCGTGGCAGAGGAAGCCGGTCTTGCCGTGTTCGACGACTTCGGGGGCGGCGCCCTCGGGGAAGGCGAGCACGGGCGTGCCGCAGGCCATGGCTTCGATCATCACCATGCCGAAGGGCTCGTTCCAGCGGATGGGGAAGAGGAGGGCGGTGGCGCCCGCCAGGAGGGCGAGTTTGTCCTCGTGGGGGATCTCGCCGAGGTAGACGAGGTCGTCGTTGAGGTAGGGCTGGACGAAGCGCTCGAAGTACTCCCGCTCGGCGGGCTCGCGCATCTTGGCGGCCATGACGAGCTTGGCGCCTGCTTTGTAGGCAGCCTCCATGGCGCGGTGGGCGCCCTTGTCGGGCGACATGCGGCCGAGGAAGACGAAGTAGCCGCCGTCGCCGTTGCCCATCGGGAAGTCGGCGGGGTCGACGCCGTGGTGGATGACCTTGGCGACGGGCAGGTGGGGCGCGGGGCGGCGCTGGGCGTGGGAGATGGCGATGAGGGGGACCGTGGGGGCGATGCGTTCGTAGACCGGGCCGAGCTCGCCGTCGAGGGCGCCGTGCACGGTGGTGACGACGTTGAGGTCGCCGTGGCGGTGGAGGAGTTGCGGGCCGAGCACGGTGTGGTCGTGGACGATGTCGTAGCCCTGGACGGCGTCGTAGGCGGCATGGACGTGGATGAGCTCGGGCGTGGCGTTGCCGATGCGGTGGCCCTCGCTCTTGGCCAGGACGTGGGCTTTGGGGACGGGGCAGGTGGAGTCGCCGGTGGTGAAGAGGAGGACCTCGTGGCCCGCGGCTTGGAAGCCGGTGGCGAGGTGGTCGACGACGAGCTCGGTGCCGCCGTAGAGGGTGGGTGGGACGGGCGTCCACGGCGGTGCGATGAGTGCGATCCGCATGGGTGTAAGTCAACCACCGCGGGTCGGGTGCGGGTCGGCGGGTTACGGTGATCGGCATGGCCGAGGCGCCGCATGCTCCATGGGCATTGCGTGGCGAGGTGATCGTGGCGTTGGTGCGGTCGGGGGCCGGCGGTGGTGGTCGTGGTGGTGGCCGGGGTCGTCGGTTGCCTGCCGGCGTGCGGGCGTTGCCGGGCCCTGCGGTGTTGGTCGGGTGCCGGTACACGGAGTCGCCGGTGGGGCCGTACGTGGAGCTGTCGGTGGCCGAGCCTGCCCGGTTGGGGCTGCGGCCCGGGCTGTGCGTGACGTCGATGGTGGTGTCGGAAGCGGCCGCCAAAGTGGGGAGCCTGTTGAACTGGGGGCTGCCCGCGACGCTCGGGTCGTTGGAGTGGTCGGCGGACGGGGACGTGCGGGTGCTGCGGTGGGTCGACGGCGGTGTCGAGGTGCGGGCGGCGTGCGGACGGGTTGCCGTGCCCGCCGTGCTGCCCATGCGAGCGGTGCAGGCGCGAGGCGACGGGCCGGTACTGGTGCCGCGCCG
Proteins encoded in this region:
- a CDS encoding VOC family protein, with translation MLQISGFDHLVLRVADVERSLAWYCDELGLAPERVDEWRRGEVPFPSVRIDDTTVVDLLAGERDGRNMDHLCLVVAPTDMEALKASGRFTVVDGPAPRWGARGVATSLYVLDPDGNVVELRHYGVE
- a CDS encoding VOC family protein, which gives rise to MITGATLDHVAVAAERWEDAWPRYAHELGGRWVSGGEAPGFAAHQLRFANGGKLEIIRPHAVEQNDFLRRFIDRNGLGPHHLTFKVPDIAAALDEAERSGYRPVNVNLDDPDWKEAFLHPKEAPGVVVQLAESAGDWSSAPPLGFPPAAHDAAATLDRVVHAVADLDDGLALFATLLGGEEVDRGDGWVELRWATPIRVRLVTSETAWVGERHGRVHHVAFTCPWLEGEARTVEPDDNLGTRLVMFPS
- a CDS encoding amidase is translated as MTDFRRQSVAAWADDVRSGRVSSRELVQHALDRIEALDEQVNAFTAVDADAAMAAAGAIDERVARGEDVGELAGIPLAVKDLEDAAGFVTSKGSAAFADGPAAVADSVLVARLKAAGCVVVGKTNTPELGWKADTTNSVFGATRNPFSLSRSPGGSSGGSAAALAAGMVPLATGSDGGGSIRIPAALCGMPGYKPSLGRVPTGGERAPDWHHLSTRGVMARRLSDTVLALDAVIGPDPCDLRSLPMPEPAWSAALEAAHVPMKVAWSPTLGYATVDDEVRRVCESAVGVLSSLGADVVEVGSVFPDDPVWPWLQLTSTYNLRTLAAYEGTDAWERIDPGLVRTLELATGLSAVDLVRAEDVCHELNVRLVRLFHEVRVLVTPVVAGQTPVSGGFGRVNGADEANWVRFTYPFNLTRSPAGTVCAGYTADGMPVGLQLVGPQHGDLVVLRTMAALETALGLDPVPAAFPLS
- a CDS encoding AAA family ATPase is translated as MRPRRLQATAFGPFATRVEVDFDRLAEAGLFLIHGETGAGKTSLLDAMCFALYGSVPGVRTTDDLRSDHAARAPTETSVSLEFSLRGDDWRVTRTPPHERPKRRGTGTTLQKPKATASRRRGDEWVPVADGVEEVGLLVNDLLGLTAAQFQQVVVLPQGEFQRALRANPKERGELLSTLFRTGRFGDVTIALVERAKRLEGDVAARRDQVGALRRQASERWAEVAPDDDVADADLEALIVRASVTEADAAVRRAAAADAADRAHAVHRRAEQVAERRARRARAEAELAACVAAADEMEALSSRLAGAERAEPMRHLFTMLRGAESAYEDALDRRLLLQHPLAELAAAVPAPLADIGAEVCSWPLGPGLLSGDVAEVTDRLHAAVPALQGLAERRSAAAKARESAARERAAADLAARQASRADAEAAALAAQADASRRQVDDAAVARKSLDALRTEAARRATEAEAARLLPEVERELAHVAPLALEANSTAVEWTQKHLRLLEQRLTDMAGELASRLVPGEPCAVCGSAEHPRPAAAPSALVTEAGLERIAEETGFAKEQADTLAERLDQLKERAAELRARAGAAAGDPAGAAEIAAQLAARVAEAEALAEAHAGAESRLATLTEELHSAKDAAERSRLQAATRAATAEALTAEADVAEGEVAAELGPDLDPDLVVRMAELLLQSLDELTVAVAEEATSLVKQETAALHLSGQAQALGFASVSAAEAAMLPADERQAMAAEVTAWKQARVAAEAVLAEADADIDAGHSDHDEPELDLGEAAARVAAAAEALDVAVARHTQVAAAAAELRRLVDRHRQAAAALAPLEAEARRVRRLADVCNGTGNERKMSLERYVLAARMEEITAAASIRFQSMSEGRYTLRHSDERVKGGGASGLSIVVADAWTGMERDVRTLSGGETFQASLALALAVVDVVQQHSGGVHIDALFVDEGFGTLDADALDQAIAELERLRAGGRLVGIISHVAALHGRIPAGIEVIKAADGSTVRLGSIAAA
- a CDS encoding glycosyltransferase family 4 protein, which translates into the protein MRIALIAPPWTPVPPTLYGGTELVVDHLATGFQAAGHEVLLFTTGDSTCPVPKAHVLAKSEGHRIGNATPELIHVHAAYDAVQGYDIVHDHTVLGPQLLHRHGDLNVVTTVHGALDGELGPVYERIAPTVPLIAISHAQRRPAPHLPVAKVIHHGVDPADFPMGNGDGGYFVFLGRMSPDKGAHRAMEAAYKAGAKLVMAAKMREPAEREYFERFVQPYLNDDLVYLGEIPHEDKLALLAGATALLFPIRWNEPFGMVMIEAMACGTPVLAFPEGAAPEVVEHGKTGFLCHGETDMAEAITRAHTLDRQACRAAVEGYFSTERMVAEHLALFEQLLG
- a CDS encoding exonuclease SbcCD subunit D encodes the protein MKLLHTSDWHLGRTFHSAPLLEHQVAAVDALVEVVRAEAVDVVVVAGDIYDRQLPAGEAVEALSYALCELRGAGARVVGIAGNHDSSVRVGFAEPVLAAGGVSIRGDLSTIGTPVLVEASDDGPPLAVYPIPYLEPEVARHRLGATDVRTHDGLLRTALDRARLDLAGRGHVRSVAVVHAFVAGGRECDSERPLSVGGTAEVGLDCFTGFDYAALGHLHGRQVLGDGRVRYSGSPLAYSFSERTHVKGAWLVSLDVDGRAEVEGVDLPVPRRLAVVEGRLDDLLASAAYTDAEPCWVHAVLTDAVLPPEAMARLRARFPHALTLVHRPPTQVGATTGYTERIQGKSDFDLTVDFVEHVTGEPPGAEERADLVAALDATRPEVGP
- a CDS encoding CsbD family protein — translated: MGIDDMKGRVKEAAGDLTDNKDLEREGKVDQATGTVKDKVGDVADKVKDTINRD